A single genomic interval of Helianthus annuus cultivar XRQ/B chromosome 13, HanXRQr2.0-SUNRISE, whole genome shotgun sequence harbors:
- the LOC110899253 gene encoding protein SRC2 homolog, whose product MADRALDLTIISAKGLNKVNLVGKMDVYAVVYINGTKNQDQKQKTPVDNNGDANPNWNHQMKFMINESEALQNRSTLVVKIKTEGMFGDKDLGEVHVPVKELLEGASTGGKPLQFVSYQVRKPSGKPKGELSFSYKFGEKTNGVGAVDEPVTAYPAGKVDNKADDVTKPNVAGKVDKTDDVVTAYPAVNSGSGSGSSSLYPPPYAPASAYPPPAAAVATGSYPPPAAAVAPGPYPPAGGAYYPPPAGYPQAPAGYPQAPAGYPYQQQPAYGGYPPPPPAGYGGYPPQPGYGYPPPVVQPPQQTQKKGKFGLGLGAGLLGGALGGLLIGDIVSDAASGCGGGCGGGGCGGF is encoded by the coding sequence ATGGCGGACAGAGCACTAGACCTAACAATCATCTCCGCAAAAGGCCTCAACAAAGTCAATCTCGTCGGAAAAATGGACGTATACGCCGTCGTTTACATCAACGGCACCAAGAATCAAGACCAGAAGCAAAAAACTCCGGTCGATAACAACGGAGACGCAAACCCTAACTGGAACCATCAGATGAAGTTTATGATCAACGAATCTGAAGCGCTACAGAACCGATCTACTCTCGTTGTGAAGATCAAAACCGAAGGCATGTTCGGCGATAAGGATCTCGGTGAAGTACACGTGCCGGTTAAGGAGCTTCTAGAAGGTGCGTCCACCGGAGGTAAGCCGTTACAGTTTGTTAGTTATCAGGTTAGGAAACCGTCCGGTAAACCGAAAGGTGAACTCAGTTTTTCCTATAAATTTGGTGAAAAAACTAACGGTGTTGGTGCTGTTGATGAGCCGGTGACGGCGTATCCTGCCGGAAAAGTTGATAACAAGGCGGATGACGTCACTAAACCTAATGTCGCCGGAAAAGTTGATAAAACCGATGACGTTGTTACGGCGTATCCAGCGGTTAATTCTGGATCCGGATCTGGATCTAGTTCGCTATATCCGCCGCCGTACGCGCCGGCCAGTGCTTATCCACCGCCTGCCGCGGCCGTAGCTACCGGATCTTATCCACCGCCGGCTGCAGCGGTGGCTCCCGGACCTTATCCGCCTGCCGGAGGTGCGTATTATCCGCCTCCTGCTGGATATCCACAAGCGCCAGCTGGATATCCACAAGCGCCGGCTGGATATCCGTACCAGCAGCAACCGGCGTACGGTGGTTATCCTCCGCCGCCACCGGCGGGGTACGGTGGATATCCTCCGCAGCCAGGGTATGGTTATCCACCGCCGGTGGTTCAACCACCACAACAGACTCAAAAGAAGGGAAAGTTTGGTTTGGGATTGGGAGCTGGATTGTTGGGCGGAGCGTTGGGAGGCTTGTTGATCGGAGATATTGTGTCGGATGCCGCTAGCGGTTGCGGAggcggttgtggtggtggtggttgcggTGGGTTTTGA